Sequence from the Candidatus Margulisiibacteriota bacterium genome:
TCCGGCCCTCTTCTCGATCCAGGAACGGTCCATGGCATATATCCCTTTTGACAGGATACTTCCGGTAAAGGAAACGCTCTCTTGCTCAAGTATCGCACCAACCGCATCATCCATAATGTTGCCGGTCTCGATAACCGAACTCGTTTCGTTAAACATCTCGCTCTCATTAACAAGTTCTTCGGCTATCGCAAAAGTTCCGAAACAGAGCAAAAAAATAGCCGGGAAAATATGTGATCGCATCGTAGACATAGGCAGTTCCTTTATTTACTTATATTTTCAAGATAAGCTTTGGTAAAAACAGAATCTTCTACTTTCTTCGTCGAAATACCGGATATTTCTACCATAGTCTTATTCCCTTTTTCGAACTCGTCAATGAACATTGCTTGTATGAAGACATACTTTCCATCAATGAGCGTATATTTTCGATAATAGGCGGTCTCCATCAGCGTTCCTGAAAGAGAATACGACTGCTCCTTTAGCGGGAGCAAATTATCTTTACGGACCCAGTAAGTTAAAGAAGGGTACTTAACATCACTGACTTTTGCTATTAATTTTATTTTATATACCGGAATAGTTCCCAGGACTTCTTCTACGATGGATTCCAGCCCTTTCCCATCAAGCGCAGGCTTATACAGGTCAACAAGCTTTCTTTTCTCAAAATCGTCCGCACTGGCATCTGAACCCCCGATACTCTCGTCACGATTAATATGCTGGAAGGTCCTGGTATTGCGTCTGTACATCCAGAAATTATCTCCTGATTTCAGATAGCCATTTCCTTTCTCTGATTCCGGACCGGTCATAAGGATAAGAAAAGAATCATCTTTATCCCTGCGATAATAAATCATTTCAGTGGCTTTAATGCCTTGGGTCACCTTTTGCTGTGTCATCTTTACTTTTGCGGTAATATCAGTCTTGATATCCTGAAGCTCATCTATGCTATTCATAATCTGAGTTATTTTGCTCTCCGCCTGCACTGAACCCGCCAAACAAATCACACATAGCGTTGTTAGAATCCATTTTCTCATTATTACTTTCTCCTTAATTGTTTTCGATTTTTGATTTTTTCGTTCATTATTCAAAGTGCCTTAGCGCATGAGCCGCCGAAAGGCTTGCTGCCCTTCTCGCCGGGAAATATGATGTTAATCCGGCAATTACCAAGATCAAGAGCATGTTAAATAAAATACCGAAAACACTTGGAACAAAATGTAAATGTTTGTTCACCAATAATATATTGAGCGCAGTCACGGTATTGAACGTGATAAAATGAGTCAAGCCCATAACAATAAAGGCTGCAACAATACCGACAATCGATGCCATAAAAGTCAGCAAAAGGGTCTCTACTATAAAAGAGTTACGGACATCAGGTTTTTGCATCCCTATAGCCCGTAACGTCCCTATTTCACGAGTCCGTTCACGGATGGTCATTCGTAAGGTATTCACCACGCCGATCAAAATTATAAAAAACAAAACCATTACCGCAGTTAACGTGATAAGATTAAGCACTTTTTCCATCTGCAACACACTACTAGCCGTTTCGTACATAGTACGAACATCCATTACAGCAACTGCAGACTTATCCTCAATTATACTTTTCATCTTTTTCATATATTCATCTGAATTACTTGTCCTTTTGAGCAAATTCCATTCTTTGCCGAGTGCTGCATACACAAGGTTACTCGTCGGTGGCTGGTAGACTTCGTTACTAGCATCCGGAGGAAGATTTCTATAATAGGTCTTATAAAAAAGCTTGTCACTCAACAGCAGGACATTATCGGGAAGTATCGTCGGCAGAACAGTATAAATAGCTTTAACCGTATAATTGTTAGTAGTATATCCACCCTCATATTTGTTTTTATAGACACTATCGAAGGTATCACCGACAGAAAGCTTGAGCGATGCAGCTAACTTACCGCTAAGAATAACGCCTTCTTTTCCAAGGGCTTCTTTCACGTCCCCTGAAACAAAAACTATATTCTTAGTTATCACAGCCAAAGAAGCATCATTCCGGTAGAATGCCAGAGTTGTTGCGGGAACGGAGGTATCTTTATACTTCAATTCTCCATAGATTGCCGCAACTCCGGGGGTCAGCTTCTTATAGAGGCTATTCGCTTGTTCAATAGCTATTTTCGGATTATTTAGTATTATCTGCAAACTACCGGTTTCATAAGGCTTTAACCCAACCAGTTGCTTAAGGTTTTTTCGGCTCAGGTATATTGCCATATCCATAAACATGTTCTCTGATTTGACAACTGCAACAATAGTGAGGACATCGGTCTGCTGTTGTCCATAAACGTTCTGGAGCCGCACGCGCAAAACGTCATGCAGTTTAACATTAAGGCTTTTCGCCTTTTCAGCAGAAATGATTACAGGATTTCGTATGCTTTCATCCATAAAGTCAGTGCTCTTTCCAGATATAGCTTTAAAAAAACCATAAAATTCCTTATCCGGATTAACTCCAACAAGCACGACATTGTCGCTCTTTCCATTACCGATCGCTTTGGTAAAAATAGAAAGACTTTCTTCGATACGCTTTATGTCCTTAACATTTTCATTGATGATCTTAAGAAAGCGGTCTTTGTCGCGCATAATGGGGAATCTCATTTTCCCTTCCTCCAGTGTTGCGATCTCCATATGTCCCGCGACGTAAACGATAACTCTATTGAGAAGGGAATCAGAGATACCATGGGAAAAGGAGTTAGCGATAACCAGGATCATCATCCCAAAAGCTATGGCAATTCCCAGCAAAACATTCCTTCTTTTCTGGCGAAATAAATTCCTCATACTGATATCAAATAATATACTCATAGGTTTCTCCTTAATCTCTCGCTATTGCTTCAAGTGGGGTTATGCGTCTCGCAACAATCATAGGATAAATCGTCGCGATAAGTGTTACGACAGCTAATTGAACAATTCCCAGAATAATATCGGACATGCTCAGAAGAGGCTGAAATTTGTCTCCGCCAAAAAACAATTGCAACATTTCATTTGCTGTTGTTATATTCATTAAGGCCAGAATCTTAACGGTAACGATACCTGATATAATCCCAATACCGCCAAATACAAACGATAGCATCGCTGTCTCATATAAGAACATTGATGATATAAAGCTTTTTTTCGCGCCGACCGCCCTCATCATTCCTATTTCCGGAATTCTCTCCAAGGCTGCCATACTCAGTGTGTTCATAATAACTATAATGGCAACAAAAAAGATGAACGTTACAAAAACAAACAGAGCACCTTTCATCAACATTGCCATATCGGCAATCTGGCCAAGACCTTGTTTCCAGGTAATTGCCTGAACATTCACATGTGCATCATTCAACGCTTTGTTTAGCTTTTTAACGGCGACATCCAAAGGCACTCCAGGTTTTAGCTTGATATACACCAGATTAAAGGACCCCTTGTCCGTATCAATCGCTATCTGCTGTTTCTCAGTTTCTTTCTGGATTGACGACGAGTCAAAAATACTATCATCGGTTTTCATTTCTGAGACCAATCCATCCATTGAGAAAGAACCTTCAAGATTCGATTCATCCATCGCTAATAAGGCTTTTTTTTCGTCATCGACCTGAGCTGAGCTATCGGCAGCAGTAACGTAGCCAAAACACTCTCGAAACGATTCAAGGTCAATAATATTAAAAAAGCCCCAAAACTTATTAAAGGATTTATATTTGATGACACCTTTTACCGGGGAGAGAATATCAAGGGTGGTATTCTTATCACTGAACCCCATAAAAACCAGCTTATCCCGAACCTGTAACCGCTGAATATTCGCTTTGGCCTCCGGGGTCAGGTTTGCAGTTGCAAGCGTGCAATTTTCTGGAATAACCCAATAATTGGTGAGATAATCATAGAGCATTTTTCTGTTAACAGTAGTAAGGAGCAATCCTCTCTCTCCAGGCTTAAGCAGGCGCCCTTCGACAGTCTCAACATTATCGAACATCTTCTGGTATTGAGCGAAATCAACACCTAACAAAAAGTATAAATCCGGCTCACCTGCATCACTAAGCACCATAGCAGCACCCTGTGCAGCCGGAAGGAACTTATCGACATAGGGTTGTTGGGTAAGCACATCTTTGATGGCAGGATACCCACTGATCACCTCAATCGATTCGCCCATCATTGGGAACAAAACATCCTTCTTAACCTGTTTATCGGATATTAATACTATGTCTCCGGTAAACCGGTTAACAATATTCTCTTTGAGCCCTTCATTCAAACCGGAAATGATACCATTTCCTACGGTCATTATCCATGCGCCCAAAAACAGGATTACTCCAATTACAAGACTTTTACCTTTATGACGATAAATATTTCTCCAGGCAATCTTTAAACTCAGCATCTTAATACTCCTCAGATCCTTTATTTATCCAGCTATTCTGCCAGTAGACCATCTTTGATCCTGACAATACGCTTCGCGTATTTGATAACATCGGGATCATGGGTAGAAAAGATAAACGTCGTCTTTTCTTTTTCGTTCATTTCTTTCATAAGCTCTAAAATATAACCGCCGGTTTCCGAGTCCAGATTGGCGGTCGGTTCATCAGCCAGGACAATACCCGGTTTGGTGACCAGCGCCCGAGCAATAGCAACTCGCTGTCGTTGCCCTCCGGAGAGTTCGGACGGCTTGTGGTTAATATGCTCCGTAAGACCGACAGCATCGATAAGCTGACTGGCTCTTTCACTTATTTCCTTTTTTGAATATTTCTTCATGAGAAGAAGCGGGAACTCAACGTTTTCCTTAACATTGAGGACAGGGATCAAATTAAATGTTTGAAATATAAACCCTATTTTATAGAGGCGAAGATCCGTAAGTTCTTTGTCTTTCATTGTTGTAATCTCTTTACCGGCGATCTTCATGCTCCCTTCGGAAGGGATATCGATACACCCGATCATATTGAGCAGGGTCGTCTTGCCGCTCCCGGAAGGTCCTATGATCGATAAGAATTCGCCTTCCTGGACGTCGAACGATACTCCGCGAACTGCATGAACAACAGTCTCACCTAAAGGATAATTCTTTTTTATATTTTTCATTTCAACAATATTCATTCCGACTCTCCTTCACAATAATAATTGTAATTAAATTGGATACTCGAAGCCTGGCAGCCATCGTATATTCTACTTTATTACCTTCTTTTTTTAAAGATATTATTAAAATTTTGAATATATCAATTGCGATTCTAAATGTTTGACCATAGTCCCCCAGAATCACCCCCGGCAATTCAGGACCGGGCAGAACATTCTATTTTCTATATATTCTCAGCATTTTTCCCGAGGCCAGATATTCTTTCAGCTGTGCGATCCCGATTTCTTCTTCGGTTGCTCTCTGCACGTCTATATTTTCCAACAGGAATGGACTTATCGAATTAAGATCAGCTATCGATCCTAACGCTGAAGCATACTTTTTCTTTATCTCATTATAAAAATTCAACATTCTTATATACTGGAAGTAATAAACCAGATCTTTTCGGGATAAAAAATCTGTTTCTACCGGGAACACCGAGGACCTGAACGAAATCCAGTTATCCGGATCAACCCGATTGCCCGCAACCAACTCTGAAAACTGCTCAGTTCCGGGCGGAGGATAATAAATAGACGGAGCTATCAGGACATTGAGCCCGCTCAAATATTCGATAGTTTCCTGAATATCTTCTTTCGTCTGGTCCGGCAGCCCTATTATTAGATAAGCAGTAACCTCAAAACCAAGAAGCACTGCAGCTTTCACAACCAGTTCAAATTGTTCGTTCAAGAATGGGCGCCTCAGCTTTTCCTTAAGGCTATCCTGAGCGGTGACCAGTGAGACGTTTAGGTTACGGAACCCTGCCTGCCACATTTTCTGAAGCAGCTCTTCACTAAGCGTCTCCGCAGATATCCCATTCATGGCATATAATCGAATGTCATCATTCCGGAAGGTTTCAGTGACTCCCGCTAAAAGCTCGTCAAACCAGTTCCTATCGAGGCTCAGGTTATCATCCTCAAAATCAAAGACCCGTACATTTTCATGATGACAGAGATAGGACATTTCCTCAAGTATCGAAGCAACACTTCGCTTAATGAAATTGCTTCCGTGCATCGAAGCAACTGTGCAAAACGTACATTTTCTGGGACAACCTCTGGTAGCTATCAAAAAGCTGAAGTTTTTCCTGTGCATTTTATAATAGGAAGAATTAATTAACGATCGATCAGGGACAGTCCGGGTAAAACAGTGTGACTCATCTTCGGGCAGGCCAAGCACCCGAAGGAAATCATTCTCATCCGAACCGCTGATGACCTTATCTATACAGGAATGTTTAAGCAGAATATCCTCTTTATAGACCGTTGCATGATATCCCCCGATTATTATTTTTGTATTCGGGAATACGGCCTTTATTTTTTCCGCAAGTGCCGCAACGATATTAAAATAAGCCGTAAAATTGCAGGTAATGCCAATATAGTCGGGACTTAGCTCACAAACTTTCTTGATTATCTCGTCATCTGTCAGCCCGAATCGATAGTAGGCACCAAACAGCTTAAGAGGACCAATCTCTTTTTCGGAATACACCTCTTTTAAATAATTAAATTCTTTCGGTAAAGGAATGGTTTTTTTCTTATATGGCTTCAAGCAATCAAGGATACTTACGTCCACACCATTTTTCTTGAGCAACGTACCAAGATAGAGCAATCCCAGAGGATAGGTGCGGATTTCCGTAAGATAGAAGTCTTCGATGGGAGGTTGGATCAAAAGAACTTTCATAGTAGTTTAATACTATCCTGCTACTTACTATTTGGAAAGTCTAAAATGATCACCCTAGATCTCATAGAGGAAATATTGATGTAATGGCCTTTCTGCTTGATATATCTGAAAATAAAAAACGGTGGTAAAAAAATCTACATACTATCAATTAATATCAAAGCAGGAACTTGAGTGAATAACAAAACATTGTATATAATATAACTTATGCACATACATACACACACCGTAGTTCTGGGAACAGATTTTAACGCCACGCCAATTGAAACAAGAGAAAAACTTGTTTTTTATTCACATAATAAAGAAAAATTTTTGAAATCCATTGTTAGCCCGGAGACTAAAATCACCGAAGCTGTTGTTCTATCAACATGCAATAGAACAGAATTTTATTTTGTCACCCAAGATACCGATTATTCTACCAATAGTCTGTTAAACGCCATTTCGAGTTATTGCGGCATTGAATATTCCTTGCTGGCTAAAATATTTTATAAGTATACCTGCGAAGCAGCGGCAGACCACCTTTTTCGTGTAACTTCAGGTCTCGAATCTATGGTCATTGGAGAAAATGAAATATTAGGACAAGTAAAGGAAGCTTACCAAATAAGCGTTTGCGCAGGATGCAGTGGAGCATTTCTTAAAAAGTTATTCGAGAAATCCTTTTCAGTGGGAAAAAATATTAGAACAAAAACAGGCATCGGCAAAGGCGCATATTCGGTGTTTTCCGTATCCTACGACCTGATACAGAAACATACCGTAAATTTACCGGCAAAAAAAATACTGATAATTGGGCTAAGCAAGATGGGCTTCGGATTATTGAACAGGATAAAAAAAGATAACAATACCATAGTAACCATAGCGAATAGAACTATTAAAAAATCCGAACATTTCAGCAAATACTATAACTGTAACTATATTCGATATGAACAGATCTACGATCATCTAGATGAATATAACATTGTAGTTGCCGCGACCGCATCCCCGTCGCATATAATTAATTATGACAACCTGTATGGACGTCATTTCAAAACACCTGTAACGTTTATAGATATGGGAGTTCCGAGAAATATTGATCCAGAGATTGACGGCATAGCTAAAATTACTTTATTTAACATAGATGATCTTAAAAAAATATCAGAGGATACGTTAAAAAAACGAACTTCAGAAATAGATAAAGTTGTAGAAATAATAAATAAGTCTGTTGGCTCGTACACCAAATGGCATAAGGAAAAAGTACTCATATGAAACACTTGTTGAAAATAGGTACCCGAGGTAGTGCACTGGCCCTGCGGCAGACCCAAATAATAGAAGGACTCCTCCACCCCTGTAATCCGGATCTTGAGATAAAAAAGATCATTATCACTACGTCGGGAGATCGGGATAAAACAACACCATTAAACCAAATCGGTGGTAAAGGAATATTTATTAAAGAACTCGAACAAGCACTTTTAACCGGAGAAATAGACTGCGCTATTCATTGTTTTAAGGATATTACTGCTGCTATGCACCCTTCACTTGAACTCTGCGCATTTCTTCCGCCTGAATCCTCTGCCGATGTTCTTGTCTCCCAAAACAACCGGCGATTGATCGATCTGCCGGCAGGTTCACGTATTGCGACAAGTAGTATGCGACGTAAAATTCTGGCTGAGAGAATCCGTCCGGATATAAATACAGTCGAGGTTAGAGGAAATGTTGATACCCGATTGAAAAAAATTGACAATAACGAATTTGAAGGAATAATCTTATCAGAAGCCGGGCTTATCAGACTCGGCATGCAGGCAAGAGTTGCAGAGCGATTTAATCAGGATGAGTTCCCTCCAGCCCCAGGACAGGGAGTATTGGCAATACAGGCCCGAAAAGTCGATACTTTAAATAAGGATATACTTACTGCGATAAATGATCGCGAACAGGAACTTAAATCAAGGATGGAAATGCGATTTCTGGAAATTGTAGGATTTGATTGCAATGTCCCGTTAGGCCTCTTCACAACAACAAACGAAGAAAGCATCACTATGAAAGGATTTATTTCAGATATCTCAGGATCACGGTTCCATGAATCATTTATTACTGGAGCTAAGTCGCATAGCATAATGCTTGCAGAAGAATTGGGCAGAAGATTTCTATCATGGCGGAAAAACCTATCATGAACTATTACCCAATCAACATCAACGTTACCGGAAAAACTTGTTTGGTCGTCGGAGGCGGCACGGTAGCGCTCCACAAAGTAATAAGTTTACTTGCCAATGGAGCCTTAGTGGATGTGGTCTCCGAGACTTTTACAAAAGAGTTTAAAAAACTACGAAACAAAAAAAACATTAATCTTCTCTATAAAAGTTTTGATCAGGCTATTCTATTTCAAAAAAAGTATTGTCTCGTGTTTGCAGCAACAGATAATTACCAACTCCATCAAACCATCTCAAGCCTTTGTACTGAACACAACATCCTTTGTAATGTTGTGGACGATCCTCAGCTATGCAATTTTATTGTACCGGCGGTCCTTATCCGCGGTCCGGTCACCGTATCAGTTTCCACTGCCGGAGCCAGCCCCTACCTTGCTAAAATTATTAGAGACAAAATCGGTGAGCACATAGGCAAAAACTATGGCATGCTTGCTATTTACTTGAAAAGCTTGCGTCCCGTAGTCAAGGACCGATACCCGTCCCAAAGTAAACGGAAGTATTTTTGGGACAAATTTTTTGCCCTCGACCCGTTAAATATCGTCGAAACTTCTGGTATCGCCGATTTAGAAACAAAAGCTAAGAGGTTGCTCGATGAATAAAGGAAAAGTATATCTTATCGGTGCCGGTCCGGGAGATCCTGAATTAATTAGCATGAAAGCCATGAGAATATTGCAGTCTGCTGATACAGTACTCTACGACAGTCTGGCAAATCATGACATACTCTTGCTTTGCAAACCAAATGCCAAACTCATCAATGTTGGAAAACGAAAAGGCAACCATTCAGCGGTCCAATCGGAAATCAACCGAATGATATACAAAGAGGCAAAAAAGGCCAATATCGTTGCCAGGTTAAAAGGCGGCGACCCGTTCCTGTTTGGCCGGGGTGCCGAAGAGATGCAGTATCTTATCAAACTCGGATTAGAAGTTGAGGTCATCCCAGGAATCACCTCTGCACTTGCAGTACCAGCATACGCAGGGATACCGGTAACGCACAGAGAGTTGTCGAGCTCAGTAGCGTTAATTACAGGGCATATGATGGAAGGAAAAACCCTCGACAACCTGAAGATACCCGCTGCTGATACAATTATTGTTCTTATGGGAATAAGCAATCTCGCAGAACTGGTCGATAAGCTACTTACCCGTTCTGATTTTAATACAAATACGCCGGCAGCATTAATCCGCGAAGGGACGCTTCCCTGGCAAAAAACAATTATCGGAACATTAGGGAATATTTGCAAAAAAAAAGAAGAACAAAAACTAACCGCGCCAGCTATATTCGTTGTAGGTAATGTAGTAACGCTCAGAGAGTCACTGAACTGGTTTGAATCCAAGCCATTATTCGGACAACGGATCATTGTGCTCAGAACATTGGAACAATCAATGGAAATCACACAAAAACTTAATGATTTAGGTGCAACAGTAGTCAAACGTCCGATCATTCAAATCGTGCCGCTGAAAAAAAACCTGCAAAAATTAAAGAACCGGTTTCTGAATAAATTTACCATGATTATATTTACCAGCCCGAATGCCGTTGACCTTTTCATGAAACAGCTCTTCTCTAAAAATCTGGATACGCGTCAGCTTGCAGGGAAACAAATTATTGCTATAGGGCCCAAAACATCAGATCATCTTAAACAATATGGAATTATTTCTGACAGCGTCCCCCGGGAATATATGGCAGAAGGAATACTGGAGATGCTCCCCCTGGACCTTTCCTCTGAAAATATTTTATTACCAAGATCAGCCGAGTCCCGAATGGTGCTCCCTGATGAACTGAAGAATAGACAGGCAACCGTTACAGTACTGGATATTTATGCCACAATAAGCCCTGACACACTTGACATAGAGTTGAAGAATGATGACTATGTTATTTTTACGAGCTCATCTACAGTCCGGCACTTCTATGCGGTCCAAAACCCCGGCACTATCGATTTTACCGCTTTCTGTATCGGAGCAATCACTGCTGCTGAACTTGAAAAATTTGGACACAAGAAAATTATTGTAGCAAAACAGGCAACAATTGACAGTCTGATAGATTGTATTCTGAACGTCAAAAGACCTACACTATAATTATTGGAAATGGACAAAATGAATTATGATAAGCATTAGCAAACTATGGTGCGATGAAGACTTCCCTCACAATAACCTGCGGTATGGAGAATCCAGGGATACGGACAATCCCTGGGGCAACATACCTTCGGCAAAAGAACGAAAACCGATAATTGTCTGGAACTGTACAAAAAGTTGCAACCTGAAATGCGTTCATTGCTATTCGGATTCAACTGCGCATCACTACGAAAATGAACTCACTACCGCGGAAGGAAAAAATCTTTTAACCCAGTTACGAGACTTTGGCGTTAAAGCTGTGCTTTTTTCCGGAGGCGAACCACTGATGCGTTCGGATATATTCGAATTGCTCGGTTATGCATCAGATCTCGGATTACGCACAGTACTTTCTACGAACGGAAC
This genomic interval carries:
- a CDS encoding lipoprotein-releasing system ATP-binding protein LolD gives rise to the protein MNIVEMKNIKKNYPLGETVVHAVRGVSFDVQEGEFLSIIGPSGSGKTTLLNMIGCIDIPSEGSMKIAGKEITTMKDKELTDLRLYKIGFIFQTFNLIPVLNVKENVEFPLLLMKKYSKKEISERASQLIDAVGLTEHINHKPSELSGGQRQRVAIARALVTKPGIVLADEPTANLDSETGGYILELMKEMNEKEKTTFIFSTHDPDVIKYAKRIVRIKDGLLAE
- a CDS encoding glutamyl-tRNA reductase, whose amino-acid sequence is MHIHTHTVVLGTDFNATPIETREKLVFYSHNKEKFLKSIVSPETKITEAVVLSTCNRTEFYFVTQDTDYSTNSLLNAISSYCGIEYSLLAKIFYKYTCEAAADHLFRVTSGLESMVIGENEILGQVKEAYQISVCAGCSGAFLKKLFEKSFSVGKNIRTKTGIGKGAYSVFSVSYDLIQKHTVNLPAKKILIIGLSKMGFGLLNRIKKDNNTIVTIANRTIKKSEHFSKYYNCNYIRYEQIYDHLDEYNIVVAATASPSHIINYDNLYGRHFKTPVTFIDMGVPRNIDPEIDGIAKITLFNIDDLKKISEDTLKKRTSEIDKVVEIINKSVGSYTKWHKEKVLI
- a CDS encoding hydroxymethylbilane synthase; its protein translation is MKHLLKIGTRGSALALRQTQIIEGLLHPCNPDLEIKKIIITTSGDRDKTTPLNQIGGKGIFIKELEQALLTGEIDCAIHCFKDITAAMHPSLELCAFLPPESSADVLVSQNNRRLIDLPAGSRIATSSMRRKILAERIRPDINTVEVRGNVDTRLKKIDNNEFEGIILSEAGLIRLGMQARVAERFNQDEFPPAPGQGVLAIQARKVDTLNKDILTAINDREQELKSRMEMRFLEIVGFDCNVPLGLFTTTNEESITMKGFISDISGSRFHESFITGAKSHSIMLAEELGRRFLSWRKNLS
- the cobA gene encoding uroporphyrinogen-III C-methyltransferase yields the protein MNKGKVYLIGAGPGDPELISMKAMRILQSADTVLYDSLANHDILLLCKPNAKLINVGKRKGNHSAVQSEINRMIYKEAKKANIVARLKGGDPFLFGRGAEEMQYLIKLGLEVEVIPGITSALAVPAYAGIPVTHRELSSSVALITGHMMEGKTLDNLKIPAADTIIVLMGISNLAELVDKLLTRSDFNTNTPAALIREGTLPWQKTIIGTLGNICKKKEEQKLTAPAIFVVGNVVTLRESLNWFESKPLFGQRIIVLRTLEQSMEITQKLNDLGATVVKRPIIQIVPLKKNLQKLKNRFLNKFTMIIFTSPNAVDLFMKQLFSKNLDTRQLAGKQIIAIGPKTSDHLKQYGIISDSVPREYMAEGILEMLPLDLSSENILLPRSAESRMVLPDELKNRQATVTVLDIYATISPDTLDIELKNDDYVIFTSSSTVRHFYAVQNPGTIDFTAFCIGAITAAELEKFGHKKIIVAKQATIDSLIDCILNVKRPTL